The following are encoded together in the Thermomicrobiales bacterium genome:
- a CDS encoding VOC family protein, whose translation MSDVRFGYTIVYVPEVQAALDFYARAFGFEPGFVSPDGSYGELQTGSTTLSFASEALGESHFAHGFLRHSLANPPFGTELAFTTPDVDATVASALDAGAHLLVPAELKPWGQTVAWVRDPHGVLIEICTPIG comes from the coding sequence ATGAGTGACGTCCGATTCGGCTATACGATCGTCTATGTTCCCGAGGTTCAGGCCGCGCTCGACTTCTATGCGCGCGCATTTGGATTCGAGCCCGGCTTTGTATCGCCGGATGGCTCCTACGGCGAACTGCAGACCGGGTCGACCACGCTTTCGTTCGCCTCGGAAGCGCTTGGAGAGTCCCATTTCGCCCATGGCTTCCTGCGTCATTCTTTGGCAAATCCGCCATTTGGCACCGAACTTGCCTTTACGACACCCGATGTCGACGCCACCGTGGCTTCGGCGCTGGATGCCGGCGCGCATCTCCTGGTTCCCGCGGAACTGAAGCCGTGGGGACAGACGGTTGCCTGGGTGCGCGATCCGCATGGTGTATTGATCGAAATTTGCACGCCGATCGGGTAG
- a CDS encoding GNAT family N-acetyltransferase → MSQTLATIRRFRPDDQVAARALILTGLGEHWGFIDETLNPDVDDIAAHYPPESADFFVAEDPLGVIVGTAGLLREDAETGRIVRMSVAKSARGQGLGKRLVAQLEAAARARGYCRLVCETTHDWTDAIALYLATGFTELGVWDDDRHFEKHLSSLPES, encoded by the coding sequence ATGAGTCAGACGCTCGCCACTATTCGCCGATTTCGGCCGGACGATCAGGTTGCCGCCCGCGCGCTCATCCTTACCGGGTTGGGCGAGCATTGGGGTTTCATCGACGAAACACTCAACCCAGATGTGGACGACATTGCCGCCCACTATCCTCCCGAGTCAGCCGATTTCTTTGTTGCCGAAGACCCTTTGGGCGTCATCGTCGGCACAGCCGGATTGCTGCGGGAAGATGCCGAAACGGGCCGCATCGTCCGCATGAGCGTCGCCAAGTCCGCACGTGGCCAGGGACTCGGCAAACGCCTGGTCGCGCAACTCGAAGCTGCTGCCCGTGCTCGCGGCTATTGCCGACTCGTCTGCGAAACCACCCATGATTGGACCGACGCCATCGCGCTCTATCTCGCCACAGGTTTCACCGAGCTCGGCGTCTGGGACGACGACCGGCATTTCGAAAAACACCTGAGCTCGCTCCCCGAATCCTGA